One uncultured Gellertiella sp. genomic window carries:
- a CDS encoding aldehyde dehydrogenase family protein: MTIHQNLIGGTWTGSSAIENINPSDTSDVVGLYARAGAGEVADAIAAAKAAFPAWSRSGILERHAILRKASDEILARKEELGRLLSREEGKTLVEGIGETVRAAQIFDFFAGEALRLAGESLPSVRPGISVEISREGVGVVGIITPWNFPIAIPAWKIAPALCHGNTVVFKPADLVPGSAWAIVDILHRAGLPAGVLNLVMGKGSVVGQAMLDSPDISAITFTGSTGTGKRVAMASIEHNRKFQLEMGGKNPFVVLDDADLTVAVEAALNSAFFSTGQRCTASSRLIVTEGIHDRFVAALTERMKSVVVDHALKSGTQIGPVVDDKQLAQDLDYVGIGQREGAKLAFGGERLSRDTDGFYMQPALFTEATNQMRISREEIFGPVASVIRVKNYEEALATANDTPFGLSSGIATTSLKHATHYKRNAEAGMVMVNLPTAGVDFHVPFGGRKGSSFGPREQGRYAAEFFTTVKTAYTLA; the protein is encoded by the coding sequence ATGACCATTCACCAGAATCTGATTGGCGGCACCTGGACAGGGTCCAGTGCCATCGAGAACATCAATCCCTCGGATACGTCCGATGTGGTCGGGCTCTATGCCCGGGCCGGGGCGGGCGAGGTGGCTGACGCCATTGCGGCGGCGAAGGCGGCTTTTCCGGCCTGGTCGCGCTCCGGCATTCTCGAGCGCCATGCCATCCTGCGCAAGGCCTCGGACGAGATCCTTGCCCGCAAGGAAGAGCTTGGCCGCCTGCTGTCGCGTGAAGAAGGAAAGACACTGGTGGAAGGCATCGGCGAAACCGTGCGTGCCGCGCAGATCTTCGATTTCTTCGCCGGCGAGGCGCTGCGGCTGGCGGGCGAAAGCCTGCCTTCGGTGCGCCCCGGCATTAGCGTCGAGATCAGCCGCGAAGGTGTCGGCGTCGTCGGCATCATCACGCCGTGGAATTTCCCGATTGCCATTCCCGCCTGGAAGATTGCGCCTGCCCTTTGCCATGGCAATACCGTGGTCTTCAAGCCCGCCGATCTGGTGCCGGGCTCGGCCTGGGCCATCGTCGACATCCTGCACCGGGCCGGTTTGCCCGCAGGCGTCCTCAACCTGGTGATGGGCAAGGGCTCGGTCGTCGGGCAGGCGATGCTCGACAGTCCGGATATTTCCGCCATCACCTTCACCGGCTCGACCGGCACCGGCAAGCGCGTCGCCATGGCTTCCATCGAGCATAACCGCAAGTTCCAGCTGGAAATGGGCGGCAAGAATCCCTTCGTGGTGCTGGATGATGCGGACCTTACCGTCGCCGTCGAGGCGGCGCTGAACTCGGCCTTCTTCTCCACCGGCCAGCGTTGCACCGCCTCGTCGCGGCTGATCGTCACCGAAGGCATCCATGACCGTTTCGTCGCGGCGCTGACCGAGCGGATGAAATCCGTCGTGGTCGACCATGCGCTGAAATCCGGCACCCAGATCGGCCCCGTCGTCGATGACAAGCAACTGGCGCAGGATCTCGACTATGTCGGGATCGGCCAGCGGGAAGGGGCAAAGCTCGCCTTTGGCGGCGAGCGGCTGTCGCGCGACACCGACGGCTTCTACATGCAGCCGGCGCTCTTCACCGAAGCCACCAACCAGATGCGGATCAGCCGCGAGGAAATCTTCGGGCCCGTCGCCTCGGTGATCCGGGTGAAGAATTACGAGGAAGCGCTCGCCACCGCCAATGACACGCCCTTCGGCCTCTCCTCCGGCATTGCCACCACCAGCCTGAAGCATGCGACCCATTACAAGCGCAATGCCGAGGCCGGCATGGTGATGGTCAACCTGCCAACCGCAGGCGTCGATTTCCATGTCCCCTTCGGCGGCCGCAAGGGCTCGTCCTTCGGGCCGCGCGAACAGGGCCGCTATGCCGCCGAATTCTTCACCACCGTGAAGACGGCCTATACGCTCGCCTGA
- the cueR gene encoding Cu(I)-responsive transcriptional regulator, whose protein sequence is MNIGAASRKSGLSAKTIRYYEDIGLLTADRRENGYRDYSAGHIRRLHFLHRARDLGFSVEECRQLLSLYDDDHRESSEVKALAQFKLDEIDEKIAELTSLRKALSHLVANCHGDDRPECPIIEGLTRPASDG, encoded by the coding sequence ATGAATATCGGCGCTGCCTCCCGGAAATCCGGCCTGTCTGCAAAGACCATCCGGTATTACGAAGACATCGGCCTGTTGACGGCAGACCGGCGGGAAAACGGCTATCGCGACTATTCCGCAGGCCATATCCGCCGCCTGCATTTCCTGCACCGCGCCCGCGACCTCGGTTTTTCGGTCGAGGAATGCCGCCAACTGCTGTCGCTTTATGACGACGATCACCGCGAAAGCAGCGAGGTGAAGGCTCTGGCCCAGTTCAAGCTCGACGAAATCGACGAGAAGATTGCCGAGCTTACCAGCCTCCGGAAGGCGCTCTCCCACCTCGTCGCCAATTGCCATGGCGATGACCGGCCGGAATGCCCGATCATCGAGGGGCTCACCCGCCCCGCCTCAGACGGCTGA
- a CDS encoding heavy metal translocating P-type ATPase — translation MAIETIRQSFPVEGMTCASCVRRVEKAVAAVPGVESATVNLASESADVTLEAGATAAVVAAIEKAGYRVAEQETTLDIEGMTCASCVRRVEKALSSVPGVVSATVNLATSQARVNALATVTPSDLSAAVSKAGYAARPVVDAAEASWSRQKARDEEYHGLRRDLIIAGLLSVPVVVLEMGGHLIPAFHHALMMRFGEQLLFITSFVLTTLVLFGPGLRFFQKGIPALWRLSPDMNSLVVVGTGAAWAYSTVATFLPSLLPAGTAEVYFESAAVIVVLILFGRMMEARAKGRTSEAIQKLMGLQAKTARIERDGLAVEVPIDEVRAGDIVQLRPGERVPVDGEVVEGQSYVDEAMISGEPLPVEKAKGGQLTGGTVNGTGGLTYRVTRVGADTVLSQIIRMVENAQGAKLPVQALVDRVTAWFVPAVMLVALVTFAVWYLLGPEPSLSHGLVNAVAVLIIACPCAMGLATPASIMTGTGRAAELGILFRNGEALQGLKETGIIALDKTGTLTEGHPVMTDIHVAPGFERGAILATAASIEERSEHPVARAIVDAARVEGLALAAISDFAAEAGFGVRARVAGQEIAIGALRYMEKLGTDVSVLASEAQELAGKARSTLYMAVDGHLAALFAVADPVRKTTPEAIRSFHAQGLKVVMISGDATKTAEVIGRELGIDEVIADVLPQGKVDVIRRLKGPGLPVAFVGDGINDAPALAEADIGFAVGTGTDIAIESADVVLMGSDLRGVANAIALSRATMANIRGNLFWAFAYNVVLIPVAAGALYPAFGLTLSPMLAAGAMALSSVFVLGNALRLKRFRSAV, via the coding sequence ATGGCGATTGAGACAATCCGTCAAAGTTTCCCGGTGGAAGGCATGACCTGTGCCTCCTGTGTGCGGCGGGTCGAAAAGGCCGTTGCCGCCGTGCCGGGGGTTGAAAGCGCCACGGTCAATCTCGCCTCCGAAAGCGCTGACGTCACCCTGGAAGCCGGTGCCACGGCAGCGGTGGTCGCGGCCATCGAGAAAGCGGGATACCGTGTCGCCGAACAGGAGACCACGCTCGATATTGAAGGCATGACCTGTGCCTCCTGCGTGCGGCGGGTGGAAAAGGCCTTGTCCTCTGTCCCCGGCGTGGTCTCGGCGACGGTCAATCTTGCCACCAGTCAGGCGCGGGTCAATGCACTCGCCACCGTCACGCCCTCCGACCTCTCCGCCGCCGTCAGCAAGGCCGGCTACGCGGCCCGCCCCGTTGTCGATGCGGCTGAGGCCTCCTGGAGCCGGCAGAAGGCGCGTGACGAGGAATATCATGGCCTGCGCCGCGATCTGATCATCGCCGGGCTGTTGTCGGTTCCTGTCGTCGTGCTGGAAATGGGCGGGCATCTCATTCCCGCCTTCCATCACGCGCTGATGATGCGTTTCGGCGAACAGCTGCTGTTCATCACCTCCTTCGTGCTGACGACGCTGGTGCTGTTCGGGCCGGGCCTGCGCTTCTTTCAAAAGGGCATTCCGGCGCTCTGGCGCCTGAGCCCCGACATGAATTCGCTGGTGGTGGTCGGCACGGGTGCGGCCTGGGCCTATTCGACCGTTGCCACCTTCCTGCCGTCGCTGCTGCCTGCGGGAACGGCAGAGGTCTATTTCGAATCCGCCGCCGTCATCGTGGTGCTGATCCTGTTCGGCCGGATGATGGAGGCCAGGGCCAAGGGGCGGACGAGCGAGGCGATCCAGAAGCTGATGGGGCTGCAGGCAAAGACCGCCCGGATCGAGCGCGACGGCCTCGCCGTCGAGGTTCCCATCGACGAGGTGAGGGCGGGCGACATCGTCCAGTTGCGCCCCGGCGAGCGGGTGCCGGTCGATGGCGAGGTGGTCGAAGGCCAGTCCTATGTCGATGAGGCGATGATCTCGGGCGAACCGCTGCCGGTCGAAAAGGCAAAGGGCGGCCAGCTCACCGGCGGCACAGTCAATGGCACCGGCGGGCTCACCTACCGGGTAACCCGGGTCGGGGCCGACACGGTGCTGTCGCAGATCATCCGGATGGTGGAGAATGCGCAAGGCGCAAAGCTGCCGGTGCAGGCGCTGGTCGACCGGGTGACCGCCTGGTTCGTGCCGGCGGTGATGCTGGTTGCCCTCGTCACCTTCGCGGTCTGGTATCTGCTCGGGCCGGAGCCTTCCCTCTCGCATGGGCTGGTCAATGCGGTGGCGGTGCTGATCATCGCCTGCCCCTGCGCCATGGGGCTCGCCACGCCTGCCTCGATCATGACCGGCACCGGTCGCGCCGCCGAACTCGGCATCCTGTTTCGAAACGGCGAGGCGCTGCAGGGGCTGAAGGAAACCGGCATCATCGCGCTGGACAAGACAGGCACGCTGACGGAAGGCCATCCGGTTATGACCGACATCCATGTCGCGCCGGGCTTCGAGCGCGGGGCCATTCTCGCCACTGCAGCCTCTATCGAGGAGAGGTCCGAACATCCGGTTGCCCGCGCCATCGTCGATGCGGCGAGGGTCGAGGGGCTGGCGCTTGCGGCGATCTCGGATTTTGCCGCCGAGGCCGGTTTTGGCGTGCGGGCCCGGGTGGCCGGGCAGGAAATCGCCATCGGCGCGCTGCGCTACATGGAAAAGCTGGGCACCGATGTTTCGGTGCTGGCAAGTGAGGCGCAGGAGCTGGCAGGCAAGGCGCGGTCCACCCTCTACATGGCCGTCGACGGACATCTGGCGGCGCTGTTTGCGGTTGCAGATCCGGTCCGCAAGACGACGCCGGAGGCAATCCGGTCCTTCCACGCCCAGGGCCTGAAAGTGGTGATGATATCAGGCGATGCGACGAAGACCGCCGAGGTCATCGGGCGGGAACTCGGAATCGACGAGGTGATTGCCGATGTCCTGCCGCAAGGCAAGGTCGATGTCATCAGGCGGTTGAAAGGACCGGGCCTGCCGGTGGCCTTTGTCGGCGACGGCATCAATGACGCCCCGGCGCTTGCCGAAGCCGATATCGGCTTTGCCGTCGGCACCGGCACCGATATCGCGATTGAAAGCGCCGATGTCGTGCTGATGGGCAGCGATCTCAGGGGTGTCGCCAATGCCATCGCGCTGTCGCGCGCCACCATGGCCAATATCCGGGGCAACCTGTTCTGGGCCTTTGCCTATAATGTCGTGCTGATCCCGGTCGCTGCCGGTGCGCTCTACCCCGCATTCGGCCTCACCCTGTCGCCGATGCTGGCGGCGGGCGCCATGGCGCTGTCCAGCGTCTTCGTGCTCGGCAATGCGCTGCGGCTGAAGCGGTTCCGCTCAGCCGTCTGA
- a CDS encoding heavy-metal-associated domain-containing protein, with amino-acid sequence MLELLIPDMSCGHCVATITKTVKALDSEATVAADLARHTVTIAASVEPKQIADALEQAGYPATVA; translated from the coding sequence ATGCTTGAACTTCTGATTCCAGACATGAGCTGCGGCCACTGCGTGGCAACCATTACCAAAACCGTGAAGGCGCTCGACAGCGAAGCGACGGTTGCCGCCGATCTTGCCCGGCACACCGTGACGATTGCCGCAAGCGTCGAACCGAAGCAGATCGCTGACGCTCTCGAACAGGCAGGCTATCCCGCAACCGTGGCATGA
- a CDS encoding HPP family protein, which yields MDALLSFLPRLIPALPRIPPREVLRIGAGALVGIALTAMITALLVPGSALPMLIPPLGASAVLLFGVPASPLAQPWSIIGGNGVSAFVGVTVALLVPDVPVAAALAASLAIVAMILLRCLHPPGGAVALTAVIGPPAIHAAGYGFVLMPTLLNSALLLAGALIYNNLTGHRYPHAATPPKPVQHKTEDRPPSERAGLLPEDLQGALAQYEDILDVDPDDLEAILHQIQLKIFNRRSGEITVGTIMSRDVVAITPEATVDDALQLMNHHVIRALPVVSGHGQLSGIITQSDLLRALGDAGRGSPSARVEACMTRSVETARENQLIATLVPAMSDHGLHGMPVVGEDGRLVGMLTQSDLIAGLFARKADLGPA from the coding sequence ATGGATGCGCTTCTTTCATTTCTGCCCCGGCTCATCCCTGCCCTGCCCCGCATCCCGCCCCGTGAAGTCCTTCGGATCGGCGCGGGCGCGCTTGTCGGCATTGCCCTGACCGCGATGATCACGGCGCTGCTGGTGCCGGGCTCCGCCCTGCCGATGCTGATCCCGCCGCTCGGCGCCTCCGCCGTGCTGCTGTTCGGCGTGCCCGCCAGCCCTTTGGCCCAGCCCTGGTCGATCATCGGCGGCAATGGCGTGAGCGCGTTTGTCGGCGTCACCGTCGCGCTGCTGGTGCCCGATGTGCCGGTGGCGGCGGCACTGGCGGCGTCGCTTGCCATTGTCGCGATGATCCTGCTCAGATGCCTGCATCCGCCGGGCGGTGCCGTGGCGCTGACCGCCGTTATCGGCCCGCCCGCCATTCATGCGGCGGGCTATGGCTTCGTGCTGATGCCGACGCTGCTCAATTCCGCCCTGCTGCTGGCCGGGGCGCTGATCTACAACAATCTGACCGGCCACCGCTATCCCCATGCCGCGACCCCGCCAAAGCCTGTCCAGCACAAGACCGAAGACCGTCCGCCCAGCGAAAGGGCAGGCCTTCTGCCGGAGGACCTGCAAGGCGCGCTCGCGCAATACGAGGACATTCTCGACGTCGACCCTGACGATCTGGAGGCGATCCTGCACCAGATCCAGCTGAAGATCTTCAACCGGCGCTCCGGCGAAATCACTGTCGGCACCATCATGTCGCGCGACGTGGTGGCCATCACGCCGGAAGCGACTGTGGATGACGCCCTGCAACTGATGAACCACCACGTCATCCGGGCATTGCCGGTGGTCTCCGGGCACGGACAGCTTTCAGGCATCATCACCCAGTCCGACCTGTTGCGGGCGCTCGGCGATGCCGGACGCGGCAGCCCTTCGGCACGCGTCGAGGCCTGCATGACCCGCAGTGTCGAAACGGCGCGCGAGAACCAGCTGATCGCCACGCTGGTACCGGCGATGTCCGATCACGGCCTGCATGGCATGCCTGTGGTTGGCGAGGACGGACGGCTTGTCGGGATGCTGACCCAGTCCGACCTGATTGCCGGGCTGTTTGCCCGCAAGGCCGATCTCGGGCCGGCATGA
- a CDS encoding YbaN family protein yields MRYLYLGFGWFFVGLGIVGAFLPVMPTTIFLIIAAWCFARSSPELEAWLLAHPVFGTALRRWREKGAISRRAKLMASGMIAASYTVFLLTAHPSPRLVILVGLLMAAPVIFITTRPDD; encoded by the coding sequence ATGCGTTATCTCTATCTCGGGTTTGGCTGGTTTTTCGTCGGTCTGGGCATTGTCGGCGCCTTTCTGCCGGTGATGCCGACCACGATCTTCCTGATCATCGCCGCCTGGTGCTTTGCCCGCTCGTCGCCGGAACTCGAAGCCTGGCTGCTCGCCCATCCCGTCTTTGGCACCGCCCTGCGGCGCTGGCGGGAGAAGGGCGCGATCTCGCGGCGGGCGAAGCTGATGGCGTCGGGCATGATCGCGGCGAGCTACACGGTTTTCCTGCTCACCGCCCATCCCTCGCCAAGGCTGGTGATCCTCGTAGGGCTGCTGATGGCGGCCCCGGTGATTTTCATTACCACCCGCCCCGACGACTGA